Proteins found in one Fusarium keratoplasticum isolate Fu6.1 chromosome 12, whole genome shotgun sequence genomic segment:
- a CDS encoding Pectate lyase, producing the protein MHSASLVSLIAALPAAMACLGYEGGLPTPTDSKTLSAPQYIKAGQTFDAGWVKYDRGQSCTGQSEGGEADTVFVLEEGATLRNVIIGKNQKEGVYCLGACNLEFVWFEDVCEDAISIKGDGTANIIGGGAYKASDKVIQHNGCGHVNIVNFYANDYGKVYRSCGNCKNNCARSVHMEGTTAVNGGELMGINTNLGDKATYSNNCYPKVQCQAYEGCDKSNGDCEPTKLGLC; encoded by the exons ATGCATTCCGCTAGCCTTGTTTCTCTCATCGCCGCTCTCCCCGCGGCCATGGCCTGCCTGGGCTATGAGGGTGGCCTTCCTACGCCAACCGACTCCAAGACTCTGAGCGCGCCTCAGTACATCAAGGCTGGCCAGACCTTTGATGCTGGTTGGGTCAAGTATGACCGTGGACAGTCTTGCACTGGTCAGAGCGAGGGCG GTGAGGCTGACACCGTCTTCGTTCTCGAAGAGGGTGCCACTCTTCGTAACGTCATCATCGGCAAGAACCAGAAGGAAGGTGTCTACTGTCTCGGAGCCTGCAACCTCGAGTTCGTCTGGTTCGAGGATGTCTGCGAGGACGCCATCTCTATCAAGGGTGACGGAACCGCCAACATTATCGGCGGAGGAGCCTATAAGGCCTCTGATAAGGTTATTCAGCACAACGGTTGCGGCCATGTAAACATTGTCAACTTTTACGCCAACGACTATGGCAAGGTTTACCGATCTTGCGGCAACTGCAAGAACAACTGTGCTCGTTCCGTGCACATGGAGGGCACCACTGCTGTCAACGGCGGTGAGCTCAtgggcatcaacaccaacctcggCGACAAG GCCACTTACTCCAACAACTGCTACCCCAAGGTCCAGTGCCAGGCCTACGAGGGCTGCGACAAGAGCAACGGCGACTGCGAGCCCACCAAGCTCGGTCTGTGCTAA
- a CDS encoding Abhydrolase-3 domain-containing protein: MSIEQDTASTGASERSHAEIIAIAARGNEITGLDIFQKTSDDISPARVEQLMSQMHEDQPVGGIDISYGDSDAQHLRFWKSKSPKAPIVVYVHGGSWRGYAFATINYTLIPLVKVEEQVQEVANAVGFLAKNADELEFDDGRVILMGHSSGAHVVTLLGTDTSYLERAGVDIRTIQAVISIDGSNYNALAEMMDSPGPIAQNATYGLGSDPERLRAMSPTYHARGPNAQAFLLLHVQRQGDIRQAVEFAAALTAAGTEVAFHVFEGGWFEGHMQMLLRLGDPEYPATSVMDNWLNEHVPLA, encoded by the exons ATGTCTATCGAACAAGACACTGCCTCCACTGGCGCATCCGAGCGCAGCCATGCTGAAATCATCGCCATTGCAGCCAGAGGAAACGAGATCACGGGATTGGACATTTTCCAAAAGACATCAGACGATATCTCTCCCGCCAGAGTCGAACAGTTGATGTCGCAGATGCACGAAGATCAGCCCGTTGGAGGTATCGACATCTCGTATGGGGACAGTGATGCACAGCATCTTCGCTTCTGGAAGTCCAAATCACCGAAAGCTCCAATTGTCGTGTATGTCCACGGCGGGAGCTGGAGA GGCTACGCATTTGCCACCATCAACTACACCCTCATTCCCTTAGTCAAGGTGGAAGAACAGGTGCAGGAGGTAGCCAACGCGGTCGGCTTCCTGGCCAAGAATGCAGATGAACTCGAATTTGACGATGGACGGGTCATCTTAATGGGGCATAGTTCTGGAGCACATGTCGTCACTCTGCTGGGGACTGACACAAGTTACTTGGAGCGCGCAGGGGTGGATATTCGCACCATACAAGCCGTCATCTCGATCGATGGCTCCAACTACAATGCGttggccgagatgatggataGCCCGGGTCCAATAGCACAAAACGCGACCTACGGACTCGGCTCCGATCCGGAGCGGCTGCGTGCCATGTCGCCGACTTACCACGCTCGCGGTCCTAATGCCCAGGCTTTTCTGCTACTACATGTCCAAAGGCAAGGTGACATTAGACAGGCGGTCGAGTTCGCTGCTGCATTGACTGCTGCGGGCACTGAAGTAGCCTTCCATGTATTCGAGGGCGGGTGGTTTGAAGGTCATATGCAGATGCTACTCAGGCTTGGTGACCCGGAATATCCTGCGACTTCGGTTATGGATAACTGGCTGAATGAGCATGTTCCATTGGCCTAG
- a CDS encoding Peptide hydrolase, translated as MHLSLALAALVGLSSAVAVPRPAPQLYKIQLAPDDIRTVTEEEKWALRAEHKHFIDITDLDEEPPISLQVLAGFPTAVSQQTAVNALLPKLSQTRLRDFLTTFSNFQNRYYTASYGQQSAEWLLGQVQAIISASGATNVNVKTFTHSWRQPSIIATIPGKSAKTIVVGAHQDSVNLSNRASGRAPGADDDGSGSATILEAFRVLLTDSRVASNQAENTIEFHWYAGEEAGLLGSGAIFQQYLRESRDVKAMLNQDMTGYVKPGSRQVIGVITDNVDASLTAFTKKIITAYSTLPAVDTKCGYGCSDHASATRVGYPSAFVFESTFDDSSPYIHSAQDTISTVNFGHVAEFVKVVIGFTYELGFASL; from the exons ATGCATCTGTCTCTCGCATTGGCGGCCCTCGTCGGTCTGTCGAGCGCTGTCGCGGTCCCACGTCCAGCGCCGCAGCTGTACAAGATCCAGCTCGCTCCCGATGACATTCGAACTGTCACTGAGGAAGAGAAGTGGGCACTCAGGGCC GAACACAAGCACTTCATCGACATCACTGATCTTGACGAAGAGCCCCCCATCAGCCTCCAGGTCCTTGCCGGCTTCCCCACCGCTGTCTCACAGCAGACTGCCGTCAACGCCCTTCTGCCCAAGCTGAGCCAGACCAGGCTTCGTGACTTCCTCACCACCTTCTCCAACTTTCAGAACAGATACTACACGGCTTCTTACGGCCAGCAGTCTGCTGAGTGGCTGTTGGGTCaggtccaggccatcatcagcgcCAGCGGAGCTACCAATGTGAACGTCAAGACCTTTACACATTCGTGGAGACAGCCTAGCATTATTGCTACTATTCCTGGCAAGAGCGCCAAGACTATTGTTGTCGGTGCTCATCAGGACTCTGTCAACCTCTCAAACCGTGCCTCGGGCCGTGCTCCTGGTGCTG atgatgatggatcgGGTTCTGCCACTATCCTTGAGGCTTTCCGTGTCTTGCTTACCGACTCTCGCGTCGCATCGAACCAGGCAGAGAACACTATCGAGTTCCACTGGTATGCTGGTGAGGAGGCGGGTCTGCTCGGCAGTGGTGCCATCTTCCAGCAGTATCTCCGCGAAAGCCGTGATGTCAAGGCTATGCTTAACCAGGATATGACTGGCTATGTCAAGCCTGGTTCCAGGCAGGTTATCGGCGTCATCACTGACAACGTCGACGCTTCCTTGACTGCGTtcaccaagaagatcatcacCGCT TACTCTACTCTTCCCGCTGTCGACACCAAGTGCGGATATGGATGCTCTGACCACGCCTCGGCCACCAGAGTTGGCTATCCCTCGGCATTTGTCTTCGAATCAACCTTTGATGACAGCAGCCCGTACATCCACAGTGCTCAGGATACCATCAGCACCGTCAACTTTGGTCATGTTGCCGAGTTTGTCAAGGTCGTCATTGGTTTTACCTATGAGCTCGGATTTGCCTCGCTGTGA
- a CDS encoding Metallophos domain-containing protein: MASRTLAVASSLFALSHAASIPRAVNNDNLAPLKFTSNGTFQIAVFSDMHFGQLASTTGPAQDAKSVEVISDVLDYELPDLVVLNGDLINGDSTFKHNSTHYIDQIVAPMIERNLTWASTYGNHDHNYYITGEGILEREQMWPGARTKSMVDDDDAGTSNYYLPVYASNCTNTNKCTPELLLWFFDSRGGRYYEGDDQENWVDESVVTWFNETNTELVNKYNKVIPALAFVHIPINATMSIQTEVGIDENKQPGLNYDPPVAQQGEGWCANGTRDTDNCHYGGQDKPFTEALVTIPGIIGLFFGHDHGNTWCYRWEGSLPGVEVEGNGLNLCYGQHSGYGGYGDWIRGAREIIVSQDKLADKIIDTHIRLESGDIVGAVTLNSTYNEDSYTATPDDKTYLSDTGDFSNAEEMSAGVSLTPEFLYAAVGGSLVTMAYLCL; the protein is encoded by the exons ATGGCATCAAGAACACTCGCAGtagcttcttctctctttgcTTTGTCGCACGCGGCTAGCATCCCTCGCGCCGTCAACAATGACAACCTTGCCCCTCTGAAGTTCACCTCCAATGGAACATTTCAGATCGCAGTCTTTTCCGACATGCACTTTGGCCAAC TTGCATCAACAACAGGCCCAGCTCAAGACGCCAAGTCGGTGGAAGTGATAAGCGATGTCTTGGACTACGAGCTCCCCGACTTGGTGGTCCTCAATGGCGACCTCATCAACGGCGACTCGACCTTCAAGCACAACAGCACCCACTACATCGACCAGATCGTCGCGCCCATGATCGAGCGGAATCTTACATGGGCATCGACCTATGGTAACCACGACCACAACTACTACATCACTGGCGAGGGTATTCTCGAGCGCGAACAGATGTGGCCTGGAGCGCGCACCAAGTCCAtggtcgacgacgatgacgccgGAACCTCCAACTACTACCTCCCCGTATACGCATCGAACTGCACAAACACCAACAAGTGCACTCCCGAGCTTCTTCTGTGGTTTTTCGATAGCCGAGGTGGACGTTACTACGAAGGCGACGACCAGGAGAACTGGGTTGACGAGAGCGTCGTGACGTGGTTCAACGAGACCAACACCGAGCTTGTCAACAAGTACAACAAGGTCATTCCCGCGCTCGCATTCGTTCACATCCCTATCAACGCCACCATGTCTATCCAGACCGAAGTCGGCATCGACGAGAACAAGCAACCTGGTCTCAACTACGATCCACCTGTCGCGCAGCAAGGCGAGGGATGGTGCGCGAACGGCACCAGGGATACAGACAACTGCCACTATGGTGGACAGGATAAGCCCTTCACCGAGGCTCTTGTCACTATTCCTGGTATCATTGGCTTGTTTTTCGGTCATGACCACGGCAACACCTGGTGCTATCGATGGGAGGGCAGTCTCCCCGGCGTGGAAGTCGAGGGCAACGGCCTCAACCTCTGCTACGGACAACACTCTGGATATGGCGGCTACGGTGATTGGATCCGCGGCGCACGAGAAATCATCGTCTCACAAGACAAGCTGGCAGACAAGATCATCGACACCCACATCCGACTTGAATCGGGCGACATCGTCGGAGCTGTGACGCTGAACTCTACGTACAACGAAGACTCCTATACCGCGACGCCCGATGACAAGACGTATCTGAGTGATACCGGGGATTTTAGCAACGCTGAGGAGATGTCGGCGGGTGTGTCATTAACTCCGGAGTTTTTGTATGCGGCTGTTGGAGGGTCTTTGGTGACTATGGCGTATTTGTGTTTATAA